The following is a genomic window from Aphis gossypii isolate Hap1 chromosome X, ASM2018417v2, whole genome shotgun sequence.
aagaaaaataaattttaatatactgaaggtaattattaacataatttgcaATCGGAATTCTTAAAGGGAGAACAGAGGATTCAAGAACtacaaatctattatttaatacacaaataaaatatcacagtATTACAGAGTCcaaaatcagaaaaatacTTCCgaccattattaatttttatagaaattatatcaaatcatttaatttacaactatCTTAcctaccaataaaataaaaaaattaattgaaaaaaaatcgaaaattcgaTTTGGATTAATTTGTGCCGGTATAGTCAAATTATCCAGTGGTTCCCTCATCTCTTATTGAACTGGTAAGTGGTAATCCACCATTTCGGTGCACCACTGGTGGTGCATACCGCGAAAGATAgcggtaggtacttattaccAGGTGTTCAATAAGTTTGGAAACTCTTAATTActgtatgcatattttaatacccaCATAGAGCAATAACAGATAACACtgttgtacatttataatgtaaaatatttaataacctaattaattatatcatattatcgcTTATTAGTCCCAATTAGTCTAATGACCGTTTCCAAACTTATTGAACACTCtgtatatattgtacgttaaatatacacatacgtataattattCTGCACAGTGACGTATCCAGAGGAGGGACTAACATCCcatattacacattacatattcatatatatataaaaacattttgacactttaagtacattttttactatttatatactgccaatatacctactaggaattattattgaaatgaacGAGAAGGCTTAAAAAACACGGCAAATGGAGGAGGGGCTATATCCTTTTTTAGCTCCCGTTGGTTACATCCttgatatcattataatattttattattgttattattatataataatataatatattgagacGAAGAATATACCTGTTCTTAGCAAACGAACGTCCGGGAGACGGTGGAACGTAAGCGGGCGCCGACGATTGCTGTTGTAATGGTACCACGGAAACGGGCGCTTTTGGCACATGGTCGCCCTGTATTATGCGAAAACCGTCCTTACCAGCTGTGTACTTGACGGAGATTTCTTTACCGTCGGGATCCGTGTACGAATACGCTCCGGTCCGGCTTCCGTCCGGTCGGATCGATTCGCCTTGACGAAGACCGTTGTCGGCCGCGAAAGCGTACTGAAATCCACCGTCCTCTTGCAACGCTTGTTTGTGCATCAGTATGACTGGCAACTGTTTGTCGACGCCTCGTGGCTCATGGCCGCGGAAATAATCCGATCCTTCGTCACCGCTGTACGCGGCGCACGCCGACACGAAAACCCCGATGACCAAAAGCTTCAAGCTTATCGACGTCACCCTCTGTTcctgttcatataatatatatattatatacatataatgcgACAAAATTACAAGTAAGTCATATTTCTCTAGCACACtgtatgaaaatgtttataattaaataccaatattattatgtattgcaCGATACAGCGCCACAACCGCGCGCCCATCGAATCTGTATAGTGCTTGAATCGTTTTTTTTGCctccgtattataatattatacctatatgggactatattatataataacttctatacaccaatatattattttattatatatccgAGAGTATTCTTCATAACTACCTTTATAGATACTTTCGCAGTATCGTTTCTGCTTActtacgcatattataatgaaatactttCAAAAACGACGTAACTTATGTACATAAATTGGTCTCGTGTGCATGAATTCGCGAGAATTGTGtctttgtataatacaaatccCGGGGGGTCCGGGAACGGATTTAGAGTCAAGAAATGATGCCTCCCTTCCATCAAAGGGATCGTtactttattatcaaataacttcgtgcatttttaaatgttatatataaatataaaacctatCACTTGCGTTCattgttaaattatgatttagaggcgatgtaatatattatatatatatatataaacaaaactttAGAGTAAATTAATGCAtcgcaataattttaaatttatcttatatgccttatttcttatataaatctaaacgttctttaataattacattatttgtaaatcGATCAATTatcgtactatataatattgatgtcaatttatttagtaattaaattcaataaacgaAGTAAAGTTAGTCTATCTTTTTAAATCCAGGAATAAAGCCAATTTTTTACCCTTCTTAGGGACAGCTAGAGTAGTAAAAtctttctattataaattgtacttaattgcctatataattaaatt
Proteins encoded in this region:
- the LOC114132591 gene encoding cuticle protein 2-like, translating into MMKMNIEQRVTSISLKLLVIGVFVSACAAYSGDEGSDYFRGHEPRGVDKQLPVILMHKQALQEDGGFQYAFAADNGLRQGESIRPDGSRTGAYSYTDPDGKEISVKYTAGKDGFRIIQGDHVPKAPVSVVPLQQQSSAPAYVPPSPGRSFAKNRLFGAPGGPGSQFSRGDFNNGGKFDHNSGEAFGSPSPYKSKYSKPQQHYRVREDNSAELAARYDDDGSSAFDGAGDYSSHSPFRAPSSQAHAAYNGASDNLQKDDGSFESNERQPHSFGSGYAFEFGGANNNGGASPEY